A window of Mycolicibacterium holsaticum DSM 44478 = JCM 12374 genomic DNA:
CTGGCCTACTTCATCACGGTGTTCATCGCCGCGCCGCTGGCGCTCGTGACCGGCCTGCTACAGGCCCCGGCCGTCGCGGCGCGATTCGGGACGGGACGTGGTCCGCTGAACCGCCAGGTCGCGCGGACCATCCACTTCACCGTGCTGATCTGGATGCTGATCTTCATCGCGAGCCACGTCGCGATGGTGTTCCTCACCGGTGCCGTCGGAAACCTCAACCACATGACGTTGGGCACCGACACCCAGTCCTATTGGGGCCTCGTCATTTTCGCGGTGGCCGCACTGGTGTTGACCGTCCTTTGGCTGATCGCCACCCCGGTGACACTTCGCTACCCGAGGGTCGTCCAGCACACCGGCCGATTCGTCGTCGGGTGGGCCAAAGCATGGATGGAACGCGCACATCCCAAGGCCTCGTACCGCGAGAAGGACATCACGCCCTACCACTGGGCCAATGGCCGGCCACCGGACTCCGAGCAGTGGCAACGGCTGCGGACCACCGATTGGTCCCAATACGCACTGCGCATCACAGGCCTGGTCGAGAACCCGGTGGAGCTGTCCTACAGCCAACTTCTGGCGCTGCCCAAACACGAACAGATCACCCAGCACTACTGCATCCAGGGCTGGTCGGGCGTCGCCAAATGGTCAGGTGTCCGCATGCGCGACATCATCGATATCGTTCGGCCACTTCCGACAGCGCGATGGGTGGTGTTCTACTCCTTCGGCAACGGGGCCGAACCCGACACCGGTCGGTACTACGACTGCCACCGCATCGAGCACATGCGCGAACCCATGGCCTTGCTGGCCTATGAGATGAACGGTGAACCGCTGTCCGACGCGCACGGCGCGCCGCTACGTCTGCGCAACGAACTCGAGCTCGGCTTCAAACAGGTCAAGTGGATCGAGGGCATCGAATTCGTCGAGAGTTTCAAGGACGTCGGCTGGGGCCACGGTGGATACAACGAAGACCACGAGTACTTCGGATACCGGATGCCGATCTAGTTGCGTCACAACAAGGTCGGAGGATTGAGGTCAGGAGGTAATGAGATGATGTTCAAGCCAATTGCAGGGCTGGCCGTTGCGGCGGGTGCTCTCTCCATCGCGTTGGCGCCGGTCGCGCAGGCCGCGCAGACGACGGCCCAACCGGTGGCCCACCAGCAGATCGAACCGGCACCGATGACGTGCACGTCGACCAGGGCCAGCAGCGTGTGCGTATCGCCGGGAAACGCCCAGATCAACGACGCTCCGCCGTTTGTCGACAACTTCCCGATGTATGGGTTCTTCCCCTGGATTCTGTAACTTCCAGCGGGAAACAAACGCCCACAAAACAAATATTGGCGTCCGGACAAATAGGCTATTTAACGGACGCTGACGGACAATTAAGCCGGGTCAATCTGAGAAAGTTTTTTGCAAACGCAATGTCTATGTGGTTT
This region includes:
- a CDS encoding molybdopterin-dependent oxidoreductase, giving the protein MTIAPKVHRRSSATPLHTLLDHHEPKGVFEQRVDVAEFAGGIPQVPAQVPSVRIGRRWVSILWLIALGIVGLVIVVAIAQQLRTFGWVQSFIARYPGTSASYATPVDTGFPAWLRWQHFFNIVFMMFIIRSGLQILADHPRLYLNSGCRPGTEWFRMSRPVPADRTDKNDPTRLWTSKDDAVSLPKQLGIPGLRHSIGLARWWHFSFDLLWLVNGVIFYVLLFATDQWHRLVPQSWAVFPNAVSTAIQYASLNFPANEGWAEYNGLQLLAYFITVFIAAPLALVTGLLQAPAVAARFGTGRGPLNRQVARTIHFTVLIWMLIFIASHVAMVFLTGAVGNLNHMTLGTDTQSYWGLVIFAVAALVLTVLWLIATPVTLRYPRVVQHTGRFVVGWAKAWMERAHPKASYREKDITPYHWANGRPPDSEQWQRLRTTDWSQYALRITGLVENPVELSYSQLLALPKHEQITQHYCIQGWSGVAKWSGVRMRDIIDIVRPLPTARWVVFYSFGNGAEPDTGRYYDCHRIEHMREPMALLAYEMNGEPLSDAHGAPLRLRNELELGFKQVKWIEGIEFVESFKDVGWGHGGYNEDHEYFGYRMPI